Proteins encoded in a region of the Apilactobacillus apisilvae genome:
- a CDS encoding carbamoyl phosphate synthase small subunit, which produces MTTRYLILEDGTSYKGKSFGSEATTTGEIIVNSNMLGYQEIITNQIYHNQIIVFTQPSIGNTGINHKSFESIVTNAKGVVVLEYANISTNRLGNLTLDRFLKQHNIPGIAGIDTRELTHRIRKNEAMKASIVDVNDEHAFDQLSASVLTNQQVKQVSTKAPFPNTGDGYNIILIDFGLKYGILRRLAELDCNVIVMPWDTSSKEIMDLDPDGVILSTGPGSPKDLPDSVLTMISSVQKEIPMFGMGLGHELFALANGADTYKLSVEHHGSNHPIRQIITNQIIYSSQSQGYAVDPKSIKHDQLLITFVDLVNGTVQGIRHRDYPSFSVQFSPDGGPGPADTVDLFEEFLENVSSQRR; this is translated from the coding sequence ATGACAACCCGTTATTTAATTTTAGAAGATGGAACATCTTATAAAGGAAAAAGTTTTGGTTCAGAAGCCACAACTACTGGTGAAATCATTGTTAATTCTAATATGTTAGGATATCAAGAAATCATCACTAATCAAATTTATCATAATCAAATTATTGTTTTCACCCAACCATCAATTGGAAATACAGGTATTAATCATAAAAGTTTTGAATCAATTGTTACTAATGCCAAGGGTGTAGTTGTCTTAGAATATGCTAATATTTCTACTAATCGATTGGGTAATTTAACTTTAGATCGATTTCTTAAACAACATAATATTCCAGGTATTGCTGGAATTGATACTAGGGAACTGACACATCGTATTCGCAAAAATGAAGCAATGAAAGCAAGCATTGTTGATGTTAATGATGAACATGCTTTTGATCAATTAAGTGCTTCAGTATTAACCAATCAACAGGTAAAGCAAGTATCTACGAAAGCACCGTTTCCCAATACTGGGGATGGTTATAATATCATCTTGATTGATTTCGGCTTAAAATATGGAATTTTGCGTCGTCTTGCTGAATTAGACTGTAATGTGATTGTGATGCCATGGGATACTAGTAGTAAAGAAATAATGGATCTAGATCCAGATGGAGTAATTTTATCAACTGGGCCTGGTTCACCAAAAGATTTACCAGATTCGGTTTTGACTATGATTAGTTCTGTTCAAAAAGAAATTCCAATGTTTGGTATGGGACTTGGCCATGAACTATTTGCATTAGCGAATGGTGCTGATACTTATAAATTATCAGTTGAACACCATGGTAGTAATCATCCCATTCGTCAAATCATTACTAATCAAATTATTTATTCTTCACAAAGCCAAGGTTATGCAGTCGATCCTAAATCAATTAAACATGATCAATTGCTAATTACTTTTGTTGATTTAGTTAATGGTACGGTGCAAGGAATTAGGCATCGTGATTACCCATCTTTTTCAGTTCAATTTTCTCCTGATGGTGGTCCTGGTCCAGCAGATACTGTGGATTTATTTGAAGAATTTCTCGAAAATGTTAGCTCGCAAAGGAGATAA
- a CDS encoding reverse transcriptase-like protein, with protein sequence MFKLYTDAATMNKSGNSSAGILIVHDKQQIQKKFKLNSNDNHSAEFEACLLGFKEIIKLAQNDTNVLYFTDSKIVYESLEKRYAKHYQNFLDCILEIQDDFSLVINNWIPDKKMKVPTN encoded by the coding sequence ATGTTTAAATTATACACTGATGCAGCTACTATGAACAAATCTGGAAATAGTTCAGCTGGCATTTTAATTGTTCATGATAAACAACAAATTCAAAAGAAATTCAAATTAAATTCAAATGATAATCATAGTGCTGAATTTGAGGCTTGTTTATTAGGATTTAAAGAAATTATTAAATTAGCTCAGAATGATACTAATGTTTTATATTTTACTGATAGTAAGATTGTTTATGAAAGCTTAGAAAAGCGCTATGCAAAACACTATCAAAATTTTCTGGACTGCATTTTAGAAATTCAGGATGATTTTAGTCTAGTTATAAATAATTGGATTCCTGATAAAAAAATGAAGGTGCCCACCAATTAG
- the recU gene encoding Holliday junction resolvase RecU has protein sequence MAIHYPNGSTYNWPKDNHRPKSHYNNNKLTLYGDRGMTLEQEINKSNLYYLNQDIAVIHKKPTPIQIVKVDYPKRSAAVIKEAYFQKASTTDYNGIYMGNYIDFDAKETRNLTSFPLANFHKHQVEHMRKCVHQGGICFALIKFVKTDELFLFKATDLFSYWDSQYVGGKKSIKKTIIEKLGIKINYSLNPTIPYLSAVDQLLNSKGES, from the coding sequence ATGGCAATTCATTATCCTAACGGGTCGACTTATAATTGGCCGAAAGATAATCATCGACCAAAATCACATTATAATAATAATAAATTAACTTTATATGGTGATCGTGGAATGACACTTGAACAGGAAATTAATAAAAGTAATTTATATTACTTAAATCAAGATATCGCGGTTATTCACAAGAAGCCGACTCCTATTCAAATTGTCAAGGTAGACTATCCTAAACGTAGTGCTGCTGTTATTAAAGAAGCTTATTTTCAAAAAGCTTCTACTACCGATTATAATGGTATTTATATGGGAAATTATATTGATTTTGATGCTAAAGAAACACGTAATTTAACATCTTTTCCGCTAGCTAATTTTCATAAACATCAAGTTGAACATATGCGTAAATGTGTTCATCAAGGTGGCATTTGTTTCGCACTTATTAAATTCGTTAAAACTGATGAATTATTTTTATTTAAAGCTACCGATTTATTTTCATATTGGGATTCTCAATATGTTGGCGGGAAAAAATCAATCAAAAAGACTATAATTGAAAAGTTAGGAATAAAAATTAATTATTCTCTTAACCCTACTATTCCATATTTAAGTGCAGTAGATCAGTTACTAAATAGTAAAGGAGAATCATAA
- a CDS encoding formate--tetrahydrofolate ligase, which produces MKTDIEISQATKLQNINEIAEKLGLNEEQIENYGKYKAKINLPMHTNKNGKLILVTSINPTAAGEGKTTLTIGLGDAFKHINKNCAIALREPSLGPVMGIKGGATGGGYAQVAPMEDINLFFTGDFPAITEAHDTLSALIDNHIHHGNKLNIDPRQVEWKRVVDINDRELRHTIIGLGGRTSGVPREDGFDITVASEIMAVLCLSNDLSDLKQRLGKMLVAYTYDQEPITVADLGVTGALTLLLKDAIKPNLVQTLEHTPAFIHGGPFANIAHGCNSILATKAAINSADYAITEAGFGADLGGEKFLDITTPNIGKHPDAIVIVATIRALKLNGGVNKAELDNENVDALLKGAPNLGRHIQNMKQYGQPVVVAINKFTSDTDNETKALDEYIKAQGVTAVNTDVWSKGGKGAINLANKLVKMCDEEHQFNPLYENNEEVLTKINKVVKKIYGGSKVELSSKAKKQLKYIQKHGWDKMPVCIAKTQYSFTDDAKKLGAPKNFTIHVRELQPRLGAGFIVVMTGKVLTMPGLPTHPAALDMDIDQNGKITGLF; this is translated from the coding sequence ATGAAAACTGATATTGAAATTTCACAAGCGACTAAATTACAAAACATTAATGAAATTGCTGAAAAATTAGGCCTTAATGAAGAACAGATTGAAAACTATGGTAAGTATAAAGCTAAAATTAATTTACCTATGCATACAAATAAAAATGGGAAATTAATTCTTGTGACTTCAATTAATCCAACAGCTGCCGGTGAAGGTAAAACAACTTTAACAATTGGTTTAGGGGATGCATTTAAACACATCAATAAAAATTGTGCAATTGCTCTAAGGGAGCCTTCTTTAGGACCTGTTATGGGAATCAAAGGTGGTGCCACTGGTGGTGGATATGCTCAAGTTGCTCCCATGGAAGATATTAATTTATTCTTTACTGGAGATTTTCCTGCAATTACTGAGGCACATGATACTTTATCTGCTTTAATCGACAATCACATTCATCATGGTAATAAATTGAACATTGACCCACGTCAAGTAGAATGGAAACGTGTTGTTGATATCAATGATCGAGAACTTCGTCATACAATTATCGGACTTGGTGGAAGAACTTCTGGAGTTCCACGTGAAGACGGTTTTGATATTACAGTTGCCAGTGAAATCATGGCTGTTTTATGTTTGAGTAATGATTTATCAGACTTGAAGCAACGACTAGGCAAGATGTTAGTTGCTTACACGTATGATCAAGAACCAATTACAGTTGCTGATTTAGGCGTTACAGGTGCACTAACTTTATTATTGAAGGACGCCATTAAGCCTAATTTGGTACAAACTTTAGAACATACGCCTGCATTTATCCATGGTGGACCATTTGCTAATATTGCACATGGTTGTAATAGTATTTTAGCAACTAAAGCTGCCATTAATTCAGCTGACTATGCAATTACTGAAGCAGGGTTTGGTGCTGATCTAGGTGGAGAAAAATTTTTAGATATAACTACTCCTAACATTGGTAAACATCCCGATGCAATTGTCATCGTTGCAACTATTCGCGCTTTAAAGTTAAATGGTGGTGTAAATAAAGCTGAATTAGATAATGAAAATGTTGATGCATTATTAAAAGGAGCTCCAAATCTGGGTCGCCATATTCAAAATATGAAACAATACGGTCAGCCGGTTGTTGTTGCTATTAATAAGTTCACTAGTGATACCGATAATGAAACTAAAGCACTTGATGAATACATTAAAGCTCAGGGAGTTACGGCTGTTAACACTGATGTTTGGTCAAAAGGTGGCAAAGGTGCTATCAATTTAGCTAATAAATTAGTAAAAATGTGTGATGAAGAACATCAATTTAATCCTTTGTATGAAAATAATGAAGAAGTTTTAACCAAAATTAACAAGGTAGTTAAAAAAATCTATGGCGGTAGTAAAGTTGAATTAAGTTCTAAAGCCAAAAAGCAACTTAAATATATTCAAAAACATGGTTGGGATAAGATGCCAGTTTGTATTGCAAAAACTCAGTATTCATTTACTGATGATGCTAAAAAATTGGGAGCACCCAAAAATTTCACTATTCATGTTCGTGAACTACAACCACGTCTTGGTGCCGGATTCATTGTAGTAATGACTGGGAAAGTATTAACCATGCCAGGATTACCAACTCATCCAGCTGCTTTAGATATGGATATTGATCAAAATGGAAAAATAACCGGACTATTCTAA
- the gpsB gene encoding cell division regulator GpsB, translating into MNDIQFTPKDILQKEFRQKMRGYDPNDVDAFLDSIIKDYQSFDNNINELKKINEQLKQQVNNLSSQVNNVNQGQAGFNYGNPQPSNNHGQINSVEDDLLKRVSNLEMRVFGSNESQNNINRY; encoded by the coding sequence ATGAATGATATTCAATTTACCCCTAAAGACATCTTGCAAAAAGAATTTAGACAAAAGATGCGTGGGTATGATCCAAATGATGTTGATGCTTTTTTAGATAGTATTATTAAAGACTATCAATCGTTTGATAATAACATTAATGAATTAAAAAAAATAAATGAGCAATTAAAACAACAGGTTAATAACCTTAGCAGTCAAGTTAATAATGTTAACCAGGGACAAGCAGGTTTTAATTATGGCAATCCACAACCATCTAATAATCATGGGCAGATTAATAGTGTTGAAGATGATTTACTAAAACGTGTTTCAAATTTAGAAATGCGTGTATTTGGTTCAAACGAATCACAAAACAATATTAATCGCTATTAA
- a CDS encoding RluA family pseudouridine synthase: MKETIQFSAKETDKRLDKSIANHFQDISRSRAKTLIEDKLVTVDGEIKKPKYDLKCGDEVVVNIPEPKKLNLDPENIPLDIVYEDEDVLVVNKPQGMVVHPSPGHPYHTLVNALLFHTPLSNINGTFRPGIVHRIDKDTSGLLMIAKNNDAHKSLSKQLKDKSNIREYVALVHGNINEDSGKIDAPIGRSKKDRKKQAIVDDGRNAVTHFKVLERFGEYTLVSCVLETGRTHQIRVHMKYIGHPLVGDPLYGPRKTIKGNGQFLHAKKLGFIHPKTKKLMVFEAPLPNIFNQTIENLRKRT; the protein is encoded by the coding sequence ATTAAAGAAACAATTCAATTCAGTGCAAAAGAAACTGATAAAAGATTAGACAAGAGCATTGCTAATCATTTTCAAGATATTAGTCGCTCCAGAGCAAAAACATTGATTGAAGATAAATTAGTAACAGTTGACGGTGAAATTAAGAAGCCTAAATATGACTTAAAATGCGGTGATGAAGTTGTTGTAAACATACCAGAACCCAAAAAATTAAATTTGGACCCTGAGAACATCCCTTTAGATATTGTTTATGAAGACGAAGATGTATTGGTTGTTAATAAACCACAAGGGATGGTTGTGCATCCTTCACCAGGTCACCCTTATCATACATTGGTTAATGCATTATTATTTCATACACCTTTATCAAATATTAATGGTACATTTCGTCCAGGAATTGTTCATCGAATCGATAAGGATACATCCGGTTTATTAATGATTGCTAAAAATAATGATGCACATAAATCATTATCAAAGCAATTGAAAGATAAGAGTAATATTCGTGAATATGTTGCTTTAGTTCATGGCAATATTAATGAAGATAGTGGAAAAATTGATGCACCCATTGGACGTTCTAAAAAAGACCGCAAGAAACAAGCAATTGTTGATGATGGTAGAAATGCAGTCACTCATTTTAAAGTTTTAGAGCGCTTCGGCGAATATACATTAGTTTCTTGTGTTTTAGAAACAGGGCGAACTCATCAAATTAGAGTCCACATGAAATATATTGGACATCCATTAGTAGGAGATCCTCTATATGGACCACGTAAAACAATTAAAGGTAATGGTCAATTTTTGCATGCGAAAAAATTAGGCTTTATCCATCCCAAAACAAAAAAATTAATGGTTTTTGAAGCTCCATTACCTAATATATTTAATCAAACAATTGAAAATTTAAGAAAAAGAACGTAG
- the pyrR gene encoding bifunctional pyr operon transcriptional regulator/uracil phosphoribosyltransferase PyrR: protein MSKLVVDKMAMQRALTRITYEIIERNKGINNLVILGIKTRGVYLAKRIANRLQKLENKEIPVVQIDVTKYRDDVKHTNDDPSVAENKDVSVEGKNVILVDDVLFTGRTIKSAFSAISELGRPNNIRLAVLIDRGHRELPIRADFVGKNIPTSKNEKIKVQVNEIDGKDSVEIMDK from the coding sequence ATGTCAAAATTAGTTGTCGACAAAATGGCTATGCAACGTGCTTTAACAAGAATAACTTATGAAATTATTGAGCGAAACAAAGGTATTAACAATTTAGTTATTTTAGGAATTAAGACACGCGGTGTATATTTAGCTAAACGTATTGCAAATCGTCTTCAAAAATTAGAAAATAAAGAGATACCAGTCGTACAAATTGATGTTACAAAATATCGTGATGATGTTAAGCATACTAACGATGATCCTTCAGTTGCTGAAAATAAAGATGTTTCAGTTGAAGGTAAGAATGTAATTTTAGTCGATGATGTTTTGTTTACCGGAAGAACTATTAAATCGGCCTTTTCGGCTATTTCTGAATTAGGACGTCCTAATAATATTCGTTTGGCAGTTTTAATTGACCGTGGTCATCGTGAACTACCAATTCGTGCTGATTTTGTTGGTAAAAATATTCCTACTTCTAAGAACGAAAAAATTAAAGTCCAAGTAAATGAAATTGATGGAAAAGATTCAGTAGAAATCATGGATAAATAA
- a CDS encoding DUF1273 domain-containing protein, protein MSRLWITGYRSYELGIFKKDDPKKIVIDKVIKDNLSQEIMDGVNWIITGGHLGIEQWSVENAEDLKKTFPDEFQTAVMLPFENFGEQWKDENKLELQKCIQSANFSANVSNEKYQSPMQLKAYQKFMLSHTDKALLIYDLDNEGKTKYDYKEIKKYAENHDYNLKMISFDDLQEAANEYENSLKDFPE, encoded by the coding sequence TTGAGTAGACTATGGATAACTGGATATCGAAGCTATGAATTAGGGATCTTCAAAAAAGATGACCCTAAAAAGATTGTAATCGATAAAGTTATAAAAGACAATTTATCACAAGAAATAATGGACGGCGTTAATTGGATTATTACTGGTGGACATTTAGGCATTGAGCAATGGAGCGTTGAAAATGCAGAAGATTTAAAGAAAACATTTCCTGATGAATTTCAAACAGCTGTAATGCTTCCATTCGAAAACTTCGGAGAACAATGGAAAGATGAAAACAAGTTGGAGTTACAAAAATGTATTCAATCAGCTAATTTTTCAGCCAATGTTAGCAATGAAAAATATCAATCACCGATGCAATTAAAAGCATATCAAAAATTCATGTTAAGTCATACTGATAAAGCATTACTTATTTATGACTTAGATAATGAAGGAAAAACAAAGTACGATTATAAAGAAATTAAGAAATATGCTGAAAATCATGACTATAATCTAAAAATGATTAGTTTTGATGATTTACAAGAAGCCGCTAATGAATATGAAAATAGTTTAAAAGATTTCCCAGAATAA
- a CDS encoding EbsA family protein, producing the protein MWSWTFALLFVGIIFWLEITHFQQITLFFILLFGIFSLFQIMFRKITFENNVITISNLLDPRWISININDIDKTIFTKHCAKMEINGKNYEFLLPANSIIEIDGIINKKAN; encoded by the coding sequence ATGTGGAGTTGGACCTTTGCCTTATTATTCGTTGGTATTATATTTTGGCTTGAAATAACACATTTTCAACAAATAACTTTATTTTTTATTTTGCTATTTGGAATTTTTAGTTTATTTCAAATAATGTTTCGTAAAATAACTTTTGAAAATAATGTTATTACAATTAGTAATTTACTTGATCCCAGATGGATTTCAATCAATATTAATGATATTGATAAAACTATTTTTACTAAGCATTGTGCAAAAATGGAAATTAATGGTAAAAATTATGAATTTCTTTTACCAGCTAATTCAATTATTGAGATTGATGGTATCATTAATAAAAAAGCTAATTAA
- a CDS encoding NAD(P)/FAD-dependent oxidoreductase: MKKIAIIGGGIVGSTAAYYLSQFDKKNEIQVTMYDDGVGQATKAAAGIISPWLSKRRNKKWYNLARDGATLLAKIAKNTNMNKDIYNQCGTIITRDSPKKLNELYQKAIERNKETKTIGDVYQLDAEEVKYQIPLLSKSVPGILVTGGARIDGAKFAEHLKDIAKLKNLTIINKKVSINNRGKIQLGDDELAYDNIVVATGAWMRNTLDNLPLKVDIRPQKGQLIEISVNDLEQNKKNMPVLMPEGERDFIPFNDGRLIVGATHENDQGFDLKPSNEVIDDLLASANRLVSGLNQDNLIKIKVGTRAYTSDFAPFFGSIPNYSNIFVGGGLGSSGLTTGPLIGKLLANLILKNKKIDLEQYRKPINNYIQSNL; encoded by the coding sequence ATGAAAAAAATTGCGATTATTGGTGGCGGAATTGTTGGATCAACTGCTGCATATTATTTAAGTCAATTTGATAAAAAAAATGAAATACAAGTAACTATGTATGATGATGGTGTCGGACAAGCAACTAAAGCAGCTGCTGGGATTATTTCACCTTGGCTATCAAAAAGACGTAATAAAAAATGGTATAACTTGGCACGTGATGGGGCAACTTTATTAGCCAAAATTGCTAAAAACACTAATATGAATAAAGATATTTATAATCAGTGCGGCACAATTATTACTAGAGATAGCCCTAAAAAATTAAATGAATTATATCAAAAAGCAATTGAACGGAATAAGGAAACCAAAACGATTGGTGATGTTTATCAATTAGATGCTGAAGAAGTTAAATATCAAATTCCGCTATTAAGTAAATCAGTTCCTGGAATTTTGGTAACTGGTGGTGCTCGAATTGATGGAGCAAAGTTTGCTGAACATTTAAAAGACATTGCTAAACTTAAAAATTTAACAATTATAAATAAAAAAGTTTCCATTAATAATCGCGGTAAAATTCAATTGGGTGATGATGAGTTAGCTTATGACAATATCGTTGTAGCTACTGGTGCTTGGATGCGTAATACACTCGATAATTTGCCATTAAAAGTGGATATTCGTCCTCAAAAGGGGCAACTGATTGAGATTTCTGTAAATGATTTAGAACAAAATAAAAAGAACATGCCCGTTTTAATGCCCGAAGGTGAACGTGATTTCATCCCATTTAACGACGGACGTTTAATTGTTGGTGCAACTCATGAAAATGATCAAGGTTTTGATTTGAAACCCAGCAATGAAGTTATTGATGATTTATTAGCTAGTGCAAATCGATTGGTAAGTGGATTAAATCAAGATAATCTCATTAAGATTAAAGTTGGCACTAGAGCATATACTTCTGACTTTGCTCCATTTTTTGGAAGCATACCTAACTATTCAAACATTTTTGTCGGTGGTGGACTTGGCTCATCTGGATTAACTACTGGTCCTTTGATTGGAAAACTGCTAGCAAATCTAATTCTAAAAAACAAAAAAATTGATTTGGAACAGTATCGCAAACCAATTAACAACTATATTCAATCAAATTTATAA
- a CDS encoding THUMP domain-containing class I SAM-dependent RNA methyltransferase, whose translation MTKFKLMATCAAGIEALVGKELRDLGYQTQVENGRVRFEGEVKDIIKTNLWLRTADRIEIIVGEFDAKNFEELFQNIKSLPWEKLLPMDAKFPMNGRSHNSKLHSVPDVQAIAKKAVVNKLNDTYHRRTRLPETGALYSLETRINKDHVIVTLDTTGESLFKRGYRVAKGPAPLKENMAAALVMLTNWYPDMPFLDPMCGSGTIPIEAALMARNIAPGFNRDFDCEKWNWVDEKLVNNVRDEADNQADYDKEIDIMASDVDGNLIDAAKVNAQEVGLLHDISFKQLAVQDFKTDKINGVVISNPPYGERLSDKASVIKLYKDLGKVFRPMTSWSKYFLTSDLEFDKTYGQKATKTRKLYNGSLRTDYFQFWGHKIRK comes from the coding sequence ATGACAAAATTTAAACTAATGGCAACTTGCGCTGCTGGAATTGAAGCATTAGTTGGAAAAGAACTTCGTGACTTAGGTTACCAGACCCAAGTAGAAAATGGACGTGTTCGTTTTGAAGGAGAAGTTAAAGATATCATTAAAACGAACTTATGGTTGAGAACTGCTGATCGAATTGAAATTATAGTTGGTGAATTTGATGCCAAAAATTTTGAAGAATTATTTCAAAATATAAAATCTTTACCATGGGAAAAGTTATTACCAATGGATGCTAAGTTTCCAATGAACGGTCGTTCCCACAATTCAAAGTTACATAGTGTTCCAGATGTACAAGCAATTGCTAAAAAAGCAGTTGTAAATAAATTAAATGATACTTATCATCGTCGAACACGTCTACCAGAAACTGGTGCTTTATACAGCTTAGAAACCAGAATTAATAAAGACCATGTGATCGTTACATTAGATACAACTGGTGAAAGCTTATTCAAACGTGGTTATCGTGTTGCGAAAGGTCCAGCTCCATTAAAAGAAAATATGGCAGCCGCATTAGTTATGCTTACTAATTGGTATCCCGATATGCCGTTTTTAGATCCAATGTGTGGTTCAGGAACGATTCCAATTGAAGCAGCTTTAATGGCTAGAAATATTGCTCCTGGTTTCAATCGCGATTTTGATTGTGAAAAATGGAACTGGGTTGATGAAAAATTAGTTAATAATGTTCGTGATGAAGCTGATAATCAAGCCGATTATGATAAAGAAATTGATATTATGGCATCGGATGTTGATGGTAATTTAATTGATGCTGCTAAAGTAAATGCTCAAGAAGTTGGATTACTCCATGACATTAGTTTTAAACAATTAGCAGTGCAAGACTTTAAAACCGATAAAATTAATGGAGTGGTTATATCCAACCCACCATATGGTGAACGACTAAGTGACAAAGCTAGTGTTATTAAGTTATACAAAGATTTAGGAAAAGTATTTAGACCCATGACTAGCTGGTCTAAATACTTCTTGACTAGTGATTTGGAATTTGACAAAACTTATGGTCAAAAGGCTACTAAAACTAGAAAACTGTATAATGGTTCATTAAGAACTGATTATTTCCAATTTTGGGGTCATAAAATCAGAAAATAG
- the lspA gene encoding signal peptidase II, producing MPVLYLIVGMLLLIGADQWTKYLVSTNISEGSVNTLIPGILSITNLHNNGAAWSILEGQQWLFTLISIFAIVLVSYFMYKLRTKKLYEFSLLILLSGIIGNFIDRLFQGYVVDMIQLDFINFPIFNFADSCITVGIIILFIAILRDGDLD from the coding sequence ATGCCAGTATTATATTTAATTGTTGGGATGCTATTATTAATAGGTGCCGATCAATGGACTAAGTATTTAGTGTCCACTAATATTAGTGAGGGATCGGTTAATACTTTGATTCCAGGAATACTATCAATCACTAATTTGCATAATAATGGAGCTGCTTGGAGTATTCTAGAAGGTCAACAATGGTTATTTACTTTAATTAGTATCTTTGCAATTGTTCTAGTAAGCTACTTTATGTATAAATTAAGAACTAAAAAATTATATGAATTTAGTTTATTAATATTGTTATCTGGAATTATTGGTAACTTTATTGATCGATTATTTCAAGGATATGTCGTTGACATGATTCAACTGGATTTTATTAACTTCCCAATATTTAACTTTGCAGATTCATGCATTACAGTTGGAATTATTATTTTATTTATAGCAATTTTAAGAGATGGTGATTTAGATTAA